The following are encoded together in the Naumannella cuiyingiana genome:
- a CDS encoding cysteine dioxygenase, with the protein MPDSSHLELARSLARTPELWERFVDFDATSRYYHRLLARPDREAWLLTWLPGQGTDWHDHGASAGAFVVLGGTLREQVAREDRAGVLRPGADLRWGAGRSRAFGTDHVHRVTNPTLEPAISLHVYGPRLTVMNHYSESGTELVRSDRRLAGADW; encoded by the coding sequence ATGCCCGATTCCAGCCACCTCGAACTCGCCCGATCGCTCGCCCGCACCCCCGAACTGTGGGAACGGTTCGTCGACTTCGATGCGACCAGCCGTTACTACCACCGCCTCCTCGCCCGGCCAGACCGCGAGGCCTGGCTGCTCACCTGGCTGCCCGGCCAGGGCACCGACTGGCATGATCACGGCGCCAGCGCCGGGGCATTCGTGGTGCTCGGCGGAACATTGCGCGAACAGGTCGCCCGAGAAGACCGCGCGGGGGTGCTGCGCCCGGGGGCAGATCTGCGCTGGGGAGCCGGCCGGTCGCGCGCGTTCGGCACCGATCACGTGCATCGCGTCACCAACCCCACCCTGGAGCCGGCCATCAGCCTGCACGTGTATGGGCCCAGACTGACGGTCATGAATCACTATTCCGAGTCCGGCACCGAGCTGGTGCGCTCCGACCGCCGGCTGGCCGGGGCCGACTGGTGA
- a CDS encoding rhodanese-like domain-containing protein: protein MSGVDELLERARAGLTRVPPERLRAEHEAGAWVIDIRPQAQRNEHGEIDFATVIERNVLEWRLDPTSEAALPEASRDARIVVVCQQGYASSLAAATLQQLGIARATDLIGGYDAWREAEDGA from the coding sequence GTGAGCGGCGTCGACGAGTTGCTGGAGCGCGCCCGCGCCGGCCTGACCCGCGTACCACCGGAGCGCCTGCGCGCCGAGCACGAGGCCGGCGCGTGGGTGATCGACATCCGTCCGCAGGCCCAGCGCAACGAGCACGGCGAGATCGACTTCGCGACCGTGATCGAGCGCAATGTCCTGGAGTGGCGGCTCGACCCGACCAGCGAGGCGGCACTGCCCGAGGCGTCGAGGGATGCCCGGATCGTGGTGGTCTGTCAGCAGGGGTACGCCTCGAGCCTGGCCGCGGCAACGTTGCAGCAGCTCGGGATCGCCCGGGCAACCGACCTGATCGGCGGCTACGACGCCTGGCGCGAGGCCGAGGACGGAGCCTGA
- a CDS encoding VOC family protein, producing MDTPSLLLAPDTTPGDSTVLNPFVIVENAPGLIDFVSAVFGATEDRAARTPMPDGLLIHAELDFGSGRLLLADRLPGWPARPGLLQVWVRDASAVLTRAHTRGATVITEPTAFYGETTIARMSDPWGNVWWLYQLAPRQPDPTPSWEGGDDTIFATIDAAMRDLAGGTKRGPAQDPPRPRLRQIVLDCPDPRALAEFYRELLGWAYRPGDEPPPPGEPDPLGSDWLVLRAPDGPGLAFQAVESLPEPTWPDPAVPQMAHLDTTVPDRGTLAAVHERALSLGARLILDRTDSPDEPLYVYADPAGHPFCVFVAAD from the coding sequence ATGGACACCCCATCACTGCTGCTCGCACCCGACACGACACCCGGCGACTCGACGGTGCTCAACCCGTTCGTGATCGTCGAGAACGCGCCGGGCCTGATCGACTTCGTCAGCGCGGTCTTCGGTGCCACCGAGGATCGGGCCGCACGCACGCCGATGCCCGACGGCCTGCTGATCCATGCCGAACTCGACTTCGGCTCGGGCCGGCTGCTGCTTGCCGATCGACTGCCCGGGTGGCCCGCCCGACCAGGCCTCCTGCAGGTGTGGGTCCGCGACGCCAGTGCGGTGCTCACGCGGGCGCATACCCGCGGGGCAACGGTGATCACCGAACCGACCGCCTTCTATGGCGAGACCACGATCGCGCGGATGAGCGACCCGTGGGGCAATGTGTGGTGGCTCTACCAGCTCGCGCCACGGCAGCCGGACCCGACGCCGAGCTGGGAGGGCGGCGACGACACCATCTTCGCGACGATCGACGCCGCGATGCGTGACCTCGCCGGCGGCACGAAGCGCGGGCCGGCGCAGGACCCACCCCGCCCCCGGCTGCGGCAGATCGTGCTGGACTGCCCGGATCCGCGCGCGCTCGCGGAGTTCTACCGCGAGCTGCTGGGCTGGGCGTACAGGCCCGGCGACGAGCCGCCCCCGCCCGGCGAGCCCGACCCGCTCGGCTCCGACTGGCTGGTGCTGCGGGCACCCGACGGGCCGGGCCTCGCCTTCCAGGCCGTCGAGTCGCTGCCCGAACCGACCTGGCCCGATCCGGCAGTACCGCAGATGGCGCACCTCGATACCACGGTTCCCGATCGTGGCACGCTCGCCGCGGTGCACGAGCGTGCGCTCTCGCTCGGGGCGCGGCTGATCCTGGACCGGACCGACAGCCCGGACGAGCCCCTCTACGTCTATGCCGACCCGGCCGGCCATCCGTTCTGCGTATTCGTTGCCGCCGACTGA